TGGCCACCGCCTGGTCCAGAAGATCCGGATTGCCGTCACTGAAGGCGCGATAGAGCAGCTCGACGACACGGCGGTCGTCGGCGCCCAGCCCCTGCGGGCCGGGCTGTTCCTGATGGTGTAGCGACATGGCCATGGGTCCGGTCGTCCTGAATGAGAGTTGATGTCAGCGTCACCCCCACAGGAATAGGCCCGGCTGCATCATCATTGAAATCGATAGAGAATATATGTGAACATCCACCGCATGGATCTTCATCGCATCGACCTCAACCTGCTCATCGCCTTCGACGCACTGATGACGGAACGCAGCGTCACCCGCGCCGGTACCCGGATCGGGCGCAGCCAGCCGGCCATGAGTGCGGCACTGGCGCGGTTGCGCGCGCTGATCGGGGATGACCTGTTCGTCCGGGCGCCGCACGGTCTGCAACCGACACCACGGGCGATCGATCTGGCCGAACCGCTGGCTCAGGCGCTGGCCCAGATAGACCGGGCATTGGGCGCTGACCGGACTTTCGATCCCGCGACCGCGACAACCGCGATCTCGCTGGGCATATCGGATCATCCGGGCCTTCTGATGCTGCCACGACTGCTGGACCGGCTGCGGCATGACGCACCGGGCATGGCCCTGCATGTCCGCGACATCGCGGCCCGAGACGATGCAATCGCGATGCTGGATGCCGGCACGGTCGATATCGCCGTTGGCGTTCCGCCCACCGCAACCGGCGGCGGTCGGATCCTGCACCAGCCGCTGTTCAGGGAACGCTTCGTCTGTGTGCTGCGGAAAGATCACCCGGCCGCACAGGCACCGCTGGATCTGACCGCTTTCCTCACGCTGTCGCATCTGCTGGTCTCGCCCGAAGGCGACCAGTTCGGGCAGGTGGACGCGGCTCTGGCGAGACGGGGTCTGAAACGGCACCTGGCCCTGACCCTGCCCCACATGTACGCGGCGCCGCTGCTGGTGGCGCGGTCGGACCTGATCGCGACCCTGATGGAAGGCGTGATCATGGCCTCGGGCCATGCCGATGCACTGGTGATGCTGCCACCGCCGCTGGATCTGCCGACCGTGCCGTTCGTCATGTCATGGCACCGTCGCAACGACACCCATCCCGGCCAGCACTGGCTGCGCGGCCGAATCGCCGCCCTTGGCGATGCCGGCCGCGACCATGGCGATTGACCGTGCCGTCAATCGGCGCCGATGGCCTCGATGTCGAATGGCGTGGTCTGGTAGATCTCGTTGATCCAGTTGCCGATCAGCAGATGGGCGTGGCTGCGCCAGCGGTTCTCCGGCTCCCGGGTCGGGTCGTCCTTGGGAAAGTAGTTCTTCGGCACCTGAATGGCATCGCCGGTCGCCACATCGCGCTGGTATTCCTCGGCAAGCGAGGTCCGGTCGTATTCAAGATGATTGAACATGTGCAGCGAGCGGTGCCGCGGATCGTCGAGCAGGCACAAGCCGGCGTCGTCACTGTCGGCCAGCACGGTGATGCCGGCATCCCGGGGCAGATCCTCGCGCCGGATCTCGGTCCAGCGTGATACGGGAATCGAGAAGTCGTCGGAAAAGCCGCGCAGATAGGGCGAGGCCGGCGCCAGATTGCGATGCCGGAAAACGCCAAAGGCCTTTTCCGGCAGGTCATGCTTGGGCACACCGTGGAAATGATGCACCGCCGCCTGCGCGCCCCAGCAGATATTGAAGCAGCGATGAACGTTCGTCTGGGTCCAATCGAACACGTCGCACAGCTCCCCCCAATAGGTGACCTCTTCAAAGGGCAGCCGTTCAATGGGGGCACCGGTGATGATGAAACCGTCGAAGCGCTCCGACCGGATATCGTCCCAGCTTCGATAGAATGAACTCATATGATCAACGGATGTATTGCGCGCGACATGGCTGCCGATGCGGATCAGCGACAATTCGACCTGCAGCGGCGTCGCGCCGATCAGACGCGCGATCTGGGTTTCCGTCCGGATCTTGTTGGGCATGAGATTGAGCAGCCCGACCCGCAACGGCCGGATATCCTGCCGTATGGCGTCGGTCTCACGCATGACCATCACGCCTTCGGCTTCAAGCGTGCTCCGGGCCGGCAGGTCATCGGGAATCTTGATCGGCATCGACGCGTTCATCCTCCGACGTAGTGCGGGGCTGGCGCCGTGGCGTGATCCGATTGATTGCCGGTTCGGCCACATCCTCCCCCATGAAACAGGCGGGAGTGCCACCTTGCCCGGTCGGCAGGTTGGCGTTGGGCGCGCCCCAACTCTTGATGTCGCGTCAGTTGTAGGGGAGATTTCCGGCCGTCTCAAGGGGCAAGTATGACCGCCTGCATGGCGCTGCATGCCCGGATGATCGCCACGGAGCGGAGGCATCGATCGGAAACAATTCGCCCGACGTGCTGTTGGGGGCGCAAGCCGGCCGTCATCGATGCCGACGGTCACTGGCGCCGGTCGTGTCACCCGGCCCGGCCGGATGCCGCAGTCCGAACCGGAGCGTTCATCATGCGAGACCTGCTTCATCCGCCCCGCCGGCCCGGCGGGATCGTGCTGATCACCGGCATCCTCGTCGGATTGATCGGCCTTGCGCTTGCGGTCCTTGGGGGCTGGCTGCTCTACCTGGGGGGTACGCCATATTATCTTGTCACCGGACTGCTGCTTGTGCTGAGCGGCACCGTGATGTCATCCGGCCACCCGGCCGGCGTATGGGTCTATGTGGCGGTGCTGATCGGCACAATCGCCTGGGCGATCTATGAGGCAGGCCTCGACGGCTGGGCGCTTCTGCCGCGACTTGTCGCGCCATTGGTGCTGGGCATCTGGATCTTGTCGCCGTGGGTGGCAGGCCGGCTCTTGAAGGCCCCCGGGCATGGGCAGATTGCCGGCCACAGCCAGGTCCGGGCGGTGTCGTGGGGCGGCATGCTTGCCTGTATGGTTCTGATCGGTCTCGTCTTCGCGGCGGGTTACCGGATCACCGACATGCGCTATGCCCGCACCGACGACACATCGGGCTGGACGGTCGGGGCACAGGCGCCCGCCGACCGCTTCATCGCCAGAGCGGACTGGCGATCCTATGGCGGCACCCATGCGAATGACCGGTTTTCGGCGCTCGACCAGATCACCCCCGACAATGTCGCCCGCCTTGAAAAGGTGTGGTCGTTCTCGACCGGCGACATGCCGAAGCCGGGCGAGAAAAAGCGCGGCCGCGAATTCAGCTTCGAGGCGACCCCGATCAAGGTGGATGATTCGCTGTATCTGTGCACACCGCACCGCGACGTGATCGCGCTCGACGCGACCACGGGCGAACGGCTCTGGCGCTTCCAGCCGGGCGGGGACATGTCGCACAACATCTATCAGGCCTGCCGCGGCGTCTCGTATTTCGAGGCGCCTGAGGGCACGCCCTGCCGGCAGCACATCGTCTCCACCGCCTCGGACCTTCCGCGTCTGTTCGCGCTCGACGCCACGACCGGCAAACCCTGCGAGACGTTCGGCGACGAAGGCATGGTCGATCTGCGCCAGAACATGGGGCCGGTGCCGCCCGGCTTCCATTTCATCACCTCGCCACCGATGGTGATGAACGGCAAGATCGTGTTGAGCGGCTGGGTCTATGACAATCAGACGGTCGGTGAACCATCCGGCGTGATCCGCGCCTTCGATGCCGTCGATGGGCATCTGGCATGGTCCTGGGATCTGGGGCGCAATCCACCGACCGACCCCCTCGGCCCAGACGAGGTGTATACGCGCGGAACCCCCAATGGCTGGGGCGTGTATTCGGCCGACCCGCAGCTCAATCTGATCTATATTCCGCTCGGTAACGCGACGCCCGACTATTATGGCGGCGGCCGGCGGCCGTTCGACGAGGCCTATTCCGGCGCGCTGGTGGCGCTCGACGCGACGACCGGCCGAGAGCGCTGGCATTTCCAGACCGTGCATCACGGCCTGTGGGACTTCGACCTTCCGATCGGGCCATCGCTGGTCGATCTTCCCGATGGCGATGGCGATGGCGATGGCGATGGCGGCACGATCCCTGCGCTGGTCCAGACCACCAAGCAAGGCGAGATCTTCGTGATCGACCGGCGCAGCGGTGAGCCGATCGCGCCGGCCGAGGAACGGCCGGTGCCGCAGGGCGATATCCCCGGCGAACGCTATTCGCCGACCCAGCCCTTCTCGGTCGACATGCCGTCGCTGAGAGCGCCGAAGCTTCAGGCGACAGACATGTGGGGCGCCACGCCGATCGACCAGTTGCTGTGCCGCATCACCTTTCACCACATGCGAGATGACGGGCTGTTCACGCCGCCCGGTCTGACACCCACCATCGGCTGGCCGGCGTTTGACGGTACCTCCGACTGGTACGGCCCGACCATCGATCCGGCGCGGAAGCTGATGTACATCAACACCACTTTCATGCCGTTCAAACTGAAGATGCTGCCCTATGAGAAAGGTTTCGCGAAAGATCTCTACCAGCCCTGGAGCGGCTGGGGAGAGCCATATCCGCAGCCGCCGTTCAGCAACAATCCGCAGCATGGCACGCCATTCGCAATCAAGGTCGACCCCTGGCTGAACGTGCTGGGCGTGCCCTGTGCCCGTCCGCCCTGGGGGCAGATGCAGGCGATCGACCTCGTGAGCCGCGAGATCGTGTGGAAACGGCCGTTCGGCACCACACGCGACATGGGCCCCTTCGGTCTGCGAATGCCTGTTGGTCTGCCGACTGGCGTATTCAGCATGGGCGGCAGTGCCGCGACCGCCAGCGGGCTCATTTTCATTGCCGCGACC
Above is a window of Tistrella bauzanensis DNA encoding:
- a CDS encoding LysR family transcriptional regulator; protein product: MDLHRIDLNLLIAFDALMTERSVTRAGTRIGRSQPAMSAALARLRALIGDDLFVRAPHGLQPTPRAIDLAEPLAQALAQIDRALGADRTFDPATATTAISLGISDHPGLLMLPRLLDRLRHDAPGMALHVRDIAARDDAIAMLDAGTVDIAVGVPPTATGGGRILHQPLFRERFVCVLRKDHPAAQAPLDLTAFLTLSHLLVSPEGDQFGQVDAALARRGLKRHLALTLPHMYAAPLLVARSDLIATLMEGVIMASGHADALVMLPPPLDLPTVPFVMSWHRRNDTHPGQHWLRGRIAALGDAGRDHGD
- the metA gene encoding homoserine O-acetyltransferase MetA, whose product is MPIKIPDDLPARSTLEAEGVMVMRETDAIRQDIRPLRVGLLNLMPNKIRTETQIARLIGATPLQVELSLIRIGSHVARNTSVDHMSSFYRSWDDIRSERFDGFIITGAPIERLPFEEVTYWGELCDVFDWTQTNVHRCFNICWGAQAAVHHFHGVPKHDLPEKAFGVFRHRNLAPASPYLRGFSDDFSIPVSRWTEIRREDLPRDAGITVLADSDDAGLCLLDDPRHRSLHMFNHLEYDRTSLAEEYQRDVATGDAIQVPKNYFPKDDPTREPENRWRSHAHLLIGNWINEIYQTTPFDIEAIGAD
- a CDS encoding membrane-bound PQQ-dependent dehydrogenase, glucose/quinate/shikimate family; protein product: MRDLLHPPRRPGGIVLITGILVGLIGLALAVLGGWLLYLGGTPYYLVTGLLLVLSGTVMSSGHPAGVWVYVAVLIGTIAWAIYEAGLDGWALLPRLVAPLVLGIWILSPWVAGRLLKAPGHGQIAGHSQVRAVSWGGMLACMVLIGLVFAAGYRITDMRYARTDDTSGWTVGAQAPADRFIARADWRSYGGTHANDRFSALDQITPDNVARLEKVWSFSTGDMPKPGEKKRGREFSFEATPIKVDDSLYLCTPHRDVIALDATTGERLWRFQPGGDMSHNIYQACRGVSYFEAPEGTPCRQHIVSTASDLPRLFALDATTGKPCETFGDEGMVDLRQNMGPVPPGFHFITSPPMVMNGKIVLSGWVYDNQTVGEPSGVIRAFDAVDGHLAWSWDLGRNPPTDPLGPDEVYTRGTPNGWGVYSADPQLNLIYIPLGNATPDYYGGGRRPFDEAYSGALVALDATTGRERWHFQTVHHGLWDFDLPIGPSLVDLPDGDGDGDGDGGTIPALVQTTKQGEIFVIDRRSGEPIAPAEERPVPQGDIPGERYSPTQPFSVDMPSLRAPKLQATDMWGATPIDQLLCRITFHHMRDDGLFTPPGLTPTIGWPAFDGTSDWYGPTIDPARKLMYINTTFMPFKLKMLPYEKGFAKDLYQPWSGWGEPYPQPPFSNNPQHGTPFAIKVDPWLNVLGVPCARPPWGQMQAIDLVSREIVWKRPFGTTRDMGPFGLRMPVGLPTGVFSMGGSAATASGLIFIAATTDQYMRALDARTGRTLWQVHLPAGGNATPLTYIGADGRQYVVIAAGGHGGIRSRNGDEVIAFALPQRDAQD